The following coding sequences are from one Capsicum annuum cultivar UCD-10X-F1 chromosome 3, UCD10Xv1.1, whole genome shotgun sequence window:
- the LOC107866249 gene encoding NADPH-dependent aldo-keto reductase, chloroplastic-like — MRSYQTMLNNGETFPIIGMGTYSGENDRETTERAIRTAIKMSYRHFDTAKIYGSEPAVGNALRRAIHDGLVEREDIHVTSKLWSSDHHDPLSALQQTLQRLGMEYIDMYLVHWPVALKPWVDYPIPAEEDFEELDMENTWSGMERCLEMGLCRSIGVSNFSSTKIQDLLDFSCVTPAVNQVEMHPMWRQRKLRAVCMEYGIHVSAYSPLGGPGNAWGTTSVVDHPIIQSIAHKHNATPAQVALRWGLSQGASVIVKSFNARRMKENIGALQLKLDEWDLHDINKMEERKIMRGDWLSNDTTSPYRTVQELWDDEI; from the exons atGAGAAGCTATCAGACAATGCTAAACAATGGTGAAACCTTTCCAATTATAGGTATGGGGACTTACTCGGGCGAAAACGATAGAGAAACAACTGAGAGAGCCATTAGAACGGCGATCAAG ATGAGTTACAGACATTTTGATACAGCGAAAATATACGGTTCAGAGCCGGCTGTGGGAAATGCATTAAGACGAGCAATTCATGATGGATTGGTTGAAAGAGAAGACATTCATGTCACCTCTAAGCTTTGGTCAAGTGATCACCATGATCCTCTTTCTGCTCTTCAACAAACTCTACA GAGGTTAGGGATGGAATACATAGACATGTATTTGGTGCATTGGCCAGTGGCTTTGAAGCCATGGGTGGATTATCCAATTCCGGCAGAAGAAGATTTCGAGGAATTGGACATGGAGAACACCTGGTCTGGTATGGAGAGGTGCTTAGAGATGGGCTTGTGTAGGTCCATCGGGGTCAGCAATTTTTCTTCCACAAAAATACAAGACCTGCTAGACTTTTCTTGTGTCACTCCCGCTGTCAatcag GTGGAAATGCATCCAATGTGGAGGCAACGCAAGTTGAGGGCAGTATGTATGGAGTATGGGATTCATGTAAGTGCATATTCACCTTTAGGTGGTCCTGGTAATGCATGGGGGACTACTTCTGTCGTTGATCATCCCATCATCCAATCCATTGCCCACAAGCATAATGCAACTCCAGCTCAA GTTGCTCTAAGATGGGGCTTGTCTCAAGGAGCAAGCGTTATAGTGAAGAGCTTCAATGCACGAAGAATGAAAGAGAATATAGGAGCCCTTCAATTGAAATTAGATGAATGGGATTTACATGACATAAACAAAATGGAGGAGAGGAAGATCATGAGGGGAGACTGGCTATCTAATGATACTACAAGCCCTTACAGAACTGTCCAAGAACTTTGGGATGATGAGATTTAA